CTAGAAAAAACAAAGGGAAGGTATGCGATCCCAAAAACTAAAAGAAAACCGATACGAGCAACCTTTCTACGGTTATATTCGTGAGCGGCATCGGGAGCAGGTTTGATCCTTTCCACAAGGATCATTGTGATTTTATAAACAAAAACAGCGAAAACAAGCATGTATCCAAAAAGGATCATAGTTTCAGCAAAATCACGGTTGCTGCGAACGAGTAAGGTAAGTGGATTTAAATCCAAATAGAATTCTTTAAGACTTCCGCGGTCCATTCTATAACTTTCCTTTTTGGCGTTTCAAAATTTCTAAAATGGTTTTTCTTTCGACGGAAACTCCAAACTTTGGTTTTCCAAAGTCTTCCAATAAAACGAATTTCAAAGAACTCCCTTCTTTCTTTTTATCGTGTTCCATATGTTTGAGTACTAAATCAGGTTTCTCTTCTAGTGTTGTTGGAAGTTCCAATTGTTTCATTAGAGAGATTGCTTTTTTAAAGTTAGACTCAGAAAACCCGGCTAATTCTCGAGATAGAAGTAAAGCAGTGACAAGACCAATGGCCACCGCTTCTCCATGAGAATATTTTTTATATTGAGTTAGGGATTCAATGGCATGACCAGTTGTATGACCCAAATTCAAAACTGCACGAAGCCCGGACTCTCTTTCATCCTGAGAAACAATCCCCGATTTTACTCGTATGGATTCTTCAATCGCATAACGAAGGATTTGTGATTTTTCTGAATATTCGGAACGTTTTGAATTAGCGATCTTATCTAAAAAACTCCCACCATCAAGAAACGCATGTTTTGCGATTTCTGCAAGACCACAGCTCCATTCTTTGTCCGGTAAGGTAGAAAGAGTAAAAAGCGGAGCAAATACAAATTCTGGTTGGTAAAAAGCACCGACCATATTTTTACCAGAATCCACATTGACAGCGACTTTACCTCCCACAGAGGAATCCACACAAGCAAGAAGAGTGGTAGGCACTTGGACAAACCGCACTCCTCTTTGGTAAGTGGCAGCAATGAATCCAGCAAAGTCCCCAACAACACCACCGCCAAAAGCAACCACCACTGCTTTTCGATCTGCATCCGTTTCAATGAGTTGGTTATAAACTTTTTTTACCCGGTCGATGTGTTTATTTTTTTCACCAGATTTTAAATAAATAAAAGAAAAAGGAACGTTTAAGGATTTTAGTTCTTTAGAAATATATTTTTCATAGATCCCCGCGATTTCACGGCTGGTGAGAACATAAACTTTGGATACCTTAGAAAGAGAATTTATTTTTTCTGCAAGGCCCTGGAAGTCTTCATGTAATTCGATGGGGTAACGAAAACCCTCACCGATAATTTCCCTTTCCGATAACTTCATGGTTCATTCACCCATGGGCTAGAAATATATCGAGGTTTATTTGTGCTTTTGGCTCGGAAGTAATGTTTTATGTCTGGGCGAATGTCCATAGACAAAATTTCTTTTGTGGTAAAATATCCAAATCCAGAAATTGCTTTTTCTTTGGGATTGAGAACCGGTAACAGATCTTTTACCTTAGTCAAAAAAACAATTTGAATGAGGTGGCGTTTTTTATCTGGATCAATCGATTCATTCAAAAACAAAAAATCAATTTTACTTACTTCCAGAGACAATTCCTCATTCAGTTCCCGTTTGAGTGCTTCTTCTCCTGTCTCCCCAAATTCAATCCCACCACCGGGAAGTAACCAATACCCAGATTGTTTTTTTTGCTGTTGTACAAGCAAAATTTTGCCTTTAGGATCTTGGATGAGGGCAGCCACACGAACCCGCATTGATTTAGATTTTAATAAAAATTCGATCATAGTATTTTTAAAAAGCGGAGGGCAGCTTTGGCTGCCATCTGTTCTGCCCGACGTTTGTTCTTTCCTTCCCCACTTGTTTGGAAGTGTGATTCGCAAACCACTGAAACAAGAAACTCTTTGTCGTGATCAGGCCCCTCTTCTTTCATAACAGAATATTCAGGTAATTTTTTCCATTTCTTTTGGCAAAATTCCTGCAAAATGGTTTTATAATCTTTTGTTTCTTCAGCATCATCGACATCCCTTTCCATCATTTGGAAATGTGGTAAAAGGAATTGGCGACAACTAGGCAAACCTTGGTCGAGATAAAGAGCTCCCAGAAATGCTTCAAAACAATCTGCTTGGAGATTGAGGTTTGATTCACCCTTTTCTCTCTCCCCTCTACCAAGAAGTAAAAATTCCGGAAATCGATACGATCTAGCAAGTTTAGCAATCGCAGGGGCAGATACCATCTTACTTTTTAATTTAGCAAGTTTTCCCTCTTTTCCTTTGGGAAGGGATTTGTATAGAAACTCCGCAGCCAAAATCCCAAGAACAGAGTCTCCCAAAAATTCCAAACGTTCGTTATCAGAAAGATAACGATCAGAATCTTCGTTTGCGAATGACCTATGAACAAATGCTAGGTGGAGAAGTGAAATATCTTTAAATTGAGTTTTGGTAAGGGCTTGAAGTTCTTTGAGAGAGGAAATTCTTTCGGGAGGAAGTTTGATACGGATCTGGTCGGACAAGGTGCAAAGATCCGGGTTCCTCTATGAAAGGAACCCGGTTTTTGGATTGGGAATTACCCCTTAAGTTTATCGATGAATTTAATTACATCGCCTACGGTTTGGATTTTTTCTGCGTCTTCATCAGAAATTTCCACACCAAACTCTTCTTCAAGAGCCATAACTAGCTCAACTGTATCAAGAGAGTCAGCACCAAGATCATTGATGAAGTGAGCCTCAGGTGTAACTTCTGACTCATCAACGCCAAGTTGTTCTACGATGATTGACTTAATTTTATCGAAATCTGCCATTTTATATCCTCCAGACCACTGTAAACAGTGGGGCAAGTGTTAAATCGTTTTCCACCAGGCATATATGTACGCCTAGCGTTTTTTTAAAATGAAATTGTCGGAATTTTTGGCAAGTCTAAATAGATTATTTTCCTCTTGAAACCTTTGACATCATTCTAACATCACCTAACAAAAATTAAATAGACCCATTTAAGAACGTTCTGCTCAGAAATTAACGAGAACTGAACAATCCCATCCATGATTCCAAAATCCTAGGCGGATTTCCAATGGTTTGCTCTATTTTAGCAGATTTAACTTCTGCTATAGCAGAATGCGCTTTCCCTTTCTCTTCCTACTCACCAAATCGACTCCAAGAATAAAAAAATAAGGAGAATTCCATGATTCAAAAATGGATCCAATCTATCACCACCGTCCTCCTACTTTCCTTCTCAGTCTCGTGTGCAGAAAAGAAAGACGACAATAATACATTACTTGCAGGCTTACTTCTCTTTGCCGCAAACCAAGTTAAGGTTAGTTCCGCTACCGACTTGGTGAACGAATCAGCCGATGATTACAACGAAAACAATTGGGGACTGATCACTGGCT
The DNA window shown above is from Leptospira brenneri and carries:
- the acpP gene encoding acyl carrier protein, which translates into the protein MADFDKIKSIIVEQLGVDESEVTPEAHFINDLGADSLDTVELVMALEEEFGVEISDEDAEKIQTVGDVIKFIDKLKG
- the aroB gene encoding 3-dehydroquinate synthase; the encoded protein is MKLSEREIIGEGFRYPIELHEDFQGLAEKINSLSKVSKVYVLTSREIAGIYEKYISKELKSLNVPFSFIYLKSGEKNKHIDRVKKVYNQLIETDADRKAVVVAFGGGVVGDFAGFIAATYQRGVRFVQVPTTLLACVDSSVGGKVAVNVDSGKNMVGAFYQPEFVFAPLFTLSTLPDKEWSCGLAEIAKHAFLDGGSFLDKIANSKRSEYSEKSQILRYAIEESIRVKSGIVSQDERESGLRAVLNLGHTTGHAIESLTQYKKYSHGEAVAIGLVTALLLSRELAGFSESNFKKAISLMKQLELPTTLEEKPDLVLKHMEHDKKKEGSSLKFVLLEDFGKPKFGVSVERKTILEILKRQKGKL
- a CDS encoding NUDIX domain-containing protein, which produces MIEFLLKSKSMRVRVAALIQDPKGKILLVQQQKKQSGYWLLPGGGIEFGETGEEALKRELNEELSLEVSKIDFLFLNESIDPDKKRHLIQIVFLTKVKDLLPVLNPKEKAISGFGYFTTKEILSMDIRPDIKHYFRAKSTNKPRYISSPWVNEP
- the rnc gene encoding ribonuclease III, with product MSDQIRIKLPPERISSLKELQALTKTQFKDISLLHLAFVHRSFANEDSDRYLSDNERLEFLGDSVLGILAAEFLYKSLPKGKEGKLAKLKSKMVSAPAIAKLARSYRFPEFLLLGRGEREKGESNLNLQADCFEAFLGALYLDQGLPSCRQFLLPHFQMMERDVDDAEETKDYKTILQEFCQKKWKKLPEYSVMKEEGPDHDKEFLVSVVCESHFQTSGEGKNKRRAEQMAAKAALRFLKIL